One part of the Pristiophorus japonicus isolate sPriJap1 chromosome 21, sPriJap1.hap1, whole genome shotgun sequence genome encodes these proteins:
- the LOC139234158 gene encoding uncharacterized protein isoform X2 produces the protein MRSTYLFFLRPGDVTTLQCNVPTGAGNKVTLCNSSDPGSEMGKIKCKNEKPCYENIGPQGKKGHSEPECTKCKLNDHETESLTFAVKTINSMVFTCMAQDSTEGGALECPSWLTLSQPGCENHDLFFVITQDDSTDIFLIKENLSLTVSEGENVTLPCQFENIKPLPFTLFWFRSGNVNKCLHSVHTEDHAAHSNTRCCVDRESSQRISTQSSHNPLVSRQSHNLTIHSAGLVDTGRYLCAVHSQDSGKPVWKIAANISLVTEPSAETSDTPTSTSGISSESSSITCTNTQTQVTSVMSSRKSSDTPTSTSGISSVTGSITPTNIQNPAITVNVAIVCLIVLICIVGIVCIIGVVCRRKRQSVKGKGSSAPGPRAGDVQLTQVAECFPYSVVPRKDQSDDNEPVAYSVTRVPTPSSQPRPGEGMESTGPNIDSTEHVYCLIEESMVKGDDGKTEIQAVKCCPGTGSPGDTETRSWLEEDDPQPGPLEMEENPIYAKIEEA, from the exons ATGA GATCCACTTATCTCTTCTTCCTAAGACCAGGAGATGTCACCACTCTGCAATGCAACGTGCCCACCGGTGCTGGGAATAAAGTAACCTTGTGCAACTCCAGTGATCCCGGGTCAGAAATGGGTAAAATAAAATGTAAGAACGAAAAGCCATGTTATGAAAATATCGGTCCTCAGGGGAAAAAAGGACACAGTGAGCCAGAGTGTACAAAATGCAAATTAAATGACCATGAAACGGAGTCTCTGACATTCGCTGTGAAGACGATTAACTCGATGGTGTTTACCTGCATGGCTCAAGATTCCACAGAAGGAGGGGCATTGGAGTGTCCGTCCTGGCTCACACTGTCACAGCCGGGATGTGAAAACCACGACTTGTTCTTTGTGATAACCCAGGATG ATTCAACTGATATATTTTTGATTAAAGAAAATTTGTCGCTGACAGtgtcagagggagagaatgtgacttTACCCTGCCAGTTTGAGAATATAAAACCACTCCCCTTCACTCTGTTTTGGTTCAGATCTGGAAACGTCAACAAGTGTCTGCACTCTGTTCACACTGAGGATCATGCTGCACATTCTAACACACGTTGCTGTGTGGATAGAGAGTCATCACAAAGAATCTCTACCCAAAGCTCACACAATCCTTTGGTTAGCCGCCAGTCTCACAACCTTACTATTCACTCAGCGGGCCTGGTGGACACTGGGAGGTATCTCTGTGCTGTACACAGTCAGGATTCAGGGAAACCTGTCTGGAAGATTGCAGCAAACATCTCCCTTGTGACAGAGCCCAGTGCAGAAACTTCAGACACTCCCACCTCAACATCTGGAATATCCTCAGAGAGCAGCAGCATAACTTGTACAAATACTCAAA CCCAGGTAACCAGTGTAATGAGCAGCAGGAAATCTTCAGACACTCCCACCTCAACATCTGGAATATCCTCAGTGACCGGAAGCATTACTCCTACAAACATACAAA ACCCTGCCATCACTGTGAACGTAGCCATAGTGTGTCTGATTGTACTCATTTGCATTGTTGGGATAGTTTGCATTATTGGGGTAGTTTGCCGAAGGAAACGACAATCTGTCAAAGGTAAAG GATCCTCAGCACCAGGACCCAG GGCCGGTGATGTGCAGCTGACACAAGTGGCTGAAT GTTTCCCGTACTCTGTGGTTCCCAGGAAGGATCAGAGCGATGACAACGAGCCTGTTGCGTACTCGGTGACAAGAGTTCCAACGCCGTCGAGCCAGCCAAGGCCTGGTGAAGGAATGGAGAGCACTGGCCCAAACATTGACTCTACAGAGCATGTGTACTGTTTGATCGAGGAGTCAATGGTCAAAGG TGATGACGGCAAAACTGAAATCCAGGCAGTAAAAT GTTGCCCGGGGACAGGGAGcccaggagacacggagacaaggtCTTGGCTGGAGGAAGATGATCCACAACCTGGCCCGTTAGAGATGGAAGAAAATCCTATTTATGCTAAAATAGAGGAAGCCTGA
- the LOC139234158 gene encoding uncharacterized protein isoform X1: MALGALFVGLFLLFQHVVGSTYLFFLRPGDVTTLQCNVPTGAGNKVTLCNSSDPGSEMGKIKCKNEKPCYENIGPQGKKGHSEPECTKCKLNDHETESLTFAVKTINSMVFTCMAQDSTEGGALECPSWLTLSQPGCENHDLFFVITQDDSTDIFLIKENLSLTVSEGENVTLPCQFENIKPLPFTLFWFRSGNVNKCLHSVHTEDHAAHSNTRCCVDRESSQRISTQSSHNPLVSRQSHNLTIHSAGLVDTGRYLCAVHSQDSGKPVWKIAANISLVTEPSAETSDTPTSTSGISSESSSITCTNTQTQVTSVMSSRKSSDTPTSTSGISSVTGSITPTNIQNPAITVNVAIVCLIVLICIVGIVCIIGVVCRRKRQSVKGKGSSAPGPRAGDVQLTQVAECFPYSVVPRKDQSDDNEPVAYSVTRVPTPSSQPRPGEGMESTGPNIDSTEHVYCLIEESMVKGDDGKTEIQAVKCCPGTGSPGDTETRSWLEEDDPQPGPLEMEENPIYAKIEEA; the protein is encoded by the exons ATGGCGCTTGGTGCTCTGTTTGTGGGTCTTTTCCTTCTGTTCCAACATGTTGTAG GATCCACTTATCTCTTCTTCCTAAGACCAGGAGATGTCACCACTCTGCAATGCAACGTGCCCACCGGTGCTGGGAATAAAGTAACCTTGTGCAACTCCAGTGATCCCGGGTCAGAAATGGGTAAAATAAAATGTAAGAACGAAAAGCCATGTTATGAAAATATCGGTCCTCAGGGGAAAAAAGGACACAGTGAGCCAGAGTGTACAAAATGCAAATTAAATGACCATGAAACGGAGTCTCTGACATTCGCTGTGAAGACGATTAACTCGATGGTGTTTACCTGCATGGCTCAAGATTCCACAGAAGGAGGGGCATTGGAGTGTCCGTCCTGGCTCACACTGTCACAGCCGGGATGTGAAAACCACGACTTGTTCTTTGTGATAACCCAGGATG ATTCAACTGATATATTTTTGATTAAAGAAAATTTGTCGCTGACAGtgtcagagggagagaatgtgacttTACCCTGCCAGTTTGAGAATATAAAACCACTCCCCTTCACTCTGTTTTGGTTCAGATCTGGAAACGTCAACAAGTGTCTGCACTCTGTTCACACTGAGGATCATGCTGCACATTCTAACACACGTTGCTGTGTGGATAGAGAGTCATCACAAAGAATCTCTACCCAAAGCTCACACAATCCTTTGGTTAGCCGCCAGTCTCACAACCTTACTATTCACTCAGCGGGCCTGGTGGACACTGGGAGGTATCTCTGTGCTGTACACAGTCAGGATTCAGGGAAACCTGTCTGGAAGATTGCAGCAAACATCTCCCTTGTGACAGAGCCCAGTGCAGAAACTTCAGACACTCCCACCTCAACATCTGGAATATCCTCAGAGAGCAGCAGCATAACTTGTACAAATACTCAAA CCCAGGTAACCAGTGTAATGAGCAGCAGGAAATCTTCAGACACTCCCACCTCAACATCTGGAATATCCTCAGTGACCGGAAGCATTACTCCTACAAACATACAAA ACCCTGCCATCACTGTGAACGTAGCCATAGTGTGTCTGATTGTACTCATTTGCATTGTTGGGATAGTTTGCATTATTGGGGTAGTTTGCCGAAGGAAACGACAATCTGTCAAAGGTAAAG GATCCTCAGCACCAGGACCCAG GGCCGGTGATGTGCAGCTGACACAAGTGGCTGAAT GTTTCCCGTACTCTGTGGTTCCCAGGAAGGATCAGAGCGATGACAACGAGCCTGTTGCGTACTCGGTGACAAGAGTTCCAACGCCGTCGAGCCAGCCAAGGCCTGGTGAAGGAATGGAGAGCACTGGCCCAAACATTGACTCTACAGAGCATGTGTACTGTTTGATCGAGGAGTCAATGGTCAAAGG TGATGACGGCAAAACTGAAATCCAGGCAGTAAAAT GTTGCCCGGGGACAGGGAGcccaggagacacggagacaaggtCTTGGCTGGAGGAAGATGATCCACAACCTGGCCCGTTAGAGATGGAAGAAAATCCTATTTATGCTAAAATAGAGGAAGCCTGA
- the LOC139234158 gene encoding uncharacterized protein isoform X5, producing MALGALFVGLFLLFQHVVGSTYLFFLRPGDVTTLQCNVPTGAGNKVTLCNSSDPGSEMGKIKCKNEKPCYENIGPQGKKGHSEPECTKCKLNDHETESLTFAVKTINSMVFTCMAQDSTEGGALECPSWLTLSQPGCENHDLFFVITQDAQVTSVMSSRKSSDTPTSTSGISSVTGSITPTNIQNPAITVNVAIVCLIVLICIVGIVCIIGVVCRRKRQSVKGKGSSAPGPRAGDVQLTQVAECFPYSVVPRKDQSDDNEPVAYSVTRVPTPSSQPRPGEGMESTGPNIDSTEHVYCLIEESMVKGDDGKTEIQAVKCCPGTGSPGDTETRSWLEEDDPQPGPLEMEENPIYAKIEEA from the exons ATGGCGCTTGGTGCTCTGTTTGTGGGTCTTTTCCTTCTGTTCCAACATGTTGTAG GATCCACTTATCTCTTCTTCCTAAGACCAGGAGATGTCACCACTCTGCAATGCAACGTGCCCACCGGTGCTGGGAATAAAGTAACCTTGTGCAACTCCAGTGATCCCGGGTCAGAAATGGGTAAAATAAAATGTAAGAACGAAAAGCCATGTTATGAAAATATCGGTCCTCAGGGGAAAAAAGGACACAGTGAGCCAGAGTGTACAAAATGCAAATTAAATGACCATGAAACGGAGTCTCTGACATTCGCTGTGAAGACGATTAACTCGATGGTGTTTACCTGCATGGCTCAAGATTCCACAGAAGGAGGGGCATTGGAGTGTCCGTCCTGGCTCACACTGTCACAGCCGGGATGTGAAAACCACGACTTGTTCTTTGTGATAACCCAGGATG CCCAGGTAACCAGTGTAATGAGCAGCAGGAAATCTTCAGACACTCCCACCTCAACATCTGGAATATCCTCAGTGACCGGAAGCATTACTCCTACAAACATACAAA ACCCTGCCATCACTGTGAACGTAGCCATAGTGTGTCTGATTGTACTCATTTGCATTGTTGGGATAGTTTGCATTATTGGGGTAGTTTGCCGAAGGAAACGACAATCTGTCAAAGGTAAAG GATCCTCAGCACCAGGACCCAG GGCCGGTGATGTGCAGCTGACACAAGTGGCTGAAT GTTTCCCGTACTCTGTGGTTCCCAGGAAGGATCAGAGCGATGACAACGAGCCTGTTGCGTACTCGGTGACAAGAGTTCCAACGCCGTCGAGCCAGCCAAGGCCTGGTGAAGGAATGGAGAGCACTGGCCCAAACATTGACTCTACAGAGCATGTGTACTGTTTGATCGAGGAGTCAATGGTCAAAGG TGATGACGGCAAAACTGAAATCCAGGCAGTAAAAT GTTGCCCGGGGACAGGGAGcccaggagacacggagacaaggtCTTGGCTGGAGGAAGATGATCCACAACCTGGCCCGTTAGAGATGGAAGAAAATCCTATTTATGCTAAAATAGAGGAAGCCTGA
- the LOC139234158 gene encoding uncharacterized protein isoform X4 yields MALGALFVGLFLLFQHVVGSTYLFFLRPGDVTTLQCNVPTGAGNKVTLCNSSDPGSEMGKIKCKNEKPCYENIGPQGKKGHSEPECTKCKLNDHETESLTFAVKTINSMVFTCMAQDSTEGGALECPSWLTLSQPGCENHDLFFVITQDDSTDIFLIKENLSLTVSEGENVTLPCQFENIKPLPFTLFWFRSGNVNKCLHSVHTEDHAAHSNTRCCVDRESSQRISTQSSHNPLVSRQSHNLTIHSAGLVDTGRYLCAVHSQDSGKPVWKIAANISLVTEPSAETSDTPTSTSGISSESSSITCTNTQTQVTSVMSSRKSSDTPTSTSGISSVTGSITPTNIQRSSAPGPRAGDVQLTQVAECFPYSVVPRKDQSDDNEPVAYSVTRVPTPSSQPRPGEGMESTGPNIDSTEHVYCLIEESMVKGDDGKTEIQAVKCCPGTGSPGDTETRSWLEEDDPQPGPLEMEENPIYAKIEEA; encoded by the exons ATGGCGCTTGGTGCTCTGTTTGTGGGTCTTTTCCTTCTGTTCCAACATGTTGTAG GATCCACTTATCTCTTCTTCCTAAGACCAGGAGATGTCACCACTCTGCAATGCAACGTGCCCACCGGTGCTGGGAATAAAGTAACCTTGTGCAACTCCAGTGATCCCGGGTCAGAAATGGGTAAAATAAAATGTAAGAACGAAAAGCCATGTTATGAAAATATCGGTCCTCAGGGGAAAAAAGGACACAGTGAGCCAGAGTGTACAAAATGCAAATTAAATGACCATGAAACGGAGTCTCTGACATTCGCTGTGAAGACGATTAACTCGATGGTGTTTACCTGCATGGCTCAAGATTCCACAGAAGGAGGGGCATTGGAGTGTCCGTCCTGGCTCACACTGTCACAGCCGGGATGTGAAAACCACGACTTGTTCTTTGTGATAACCCAGGATG ATTCAACTGATATATTTTTGATTAAAGAAAATTTGTCGCTGACAGtgtcagagggagagaatgtgacttTACCCTGCCAGTTTGAGAATATAAAACCACTCCCCTTCACTCTGTTTTGGTTCAGATCTGGAAACGTCAACAAGTGTCTGCACTCTGTTCACACTGAGGATCATGCTGCACATTCTAACACACGTTGCTGTGTGGATAGAGAGTCATCACAAAGAATCTCTACCCAAAGCTCACACAATCCTTTGGTTAGCCGCCAGTCTCACAACCTTACTATTCACTCAGCGGGCCTGGTGGACACTGGGAGGTATCTCTGTGCTGTACACAGTCAGGATTCAGGGAAACCTGTCTGGAAGATTGCAGCAAACATCTCCCTTGTGACAGAGCCCAGTGCAGAAACTTCAGACACTCCCACCTCAACATCTGGAATATCCTCAGAGAGCAGCAGCATAACTTGTACAAATACTCAAA CCCAGGTAACCAGTGTAATGAGCAGCAGGAAATCTTCAGACACTCCCACCTCAACATCTGGAATATCCTCAGTGACCGGAAGCATTACTCCTACAAACATACAAA GATCCTCAGCACCAGGACCCAG GGCCGGTGATGTGCAGCTGACACAAGTGGCTGAAT GTTTCCCGTACTCTGTGGTTCCCAGGAAGGATCAGAGCGATGACAACGAGCCTGTTGCGTACTCGGTGACAAGAGTTCCAACGCCGTCGAGCCAGCCAAGGCCTGGTGAAGGAATGGAGAGCACTGGCCCAAACATTGACTCTACAGAGCATGTGTACTGTTTGATCGAGGAGTCAATGGTCAAAGG TGATGACGGCAAAACTGAAATCCAGGCAGTAAAAT GTTGCCCGGGGACAGGGAGcccaggagacacggagacaaggtCTTGGCTGGAGGAAGATGATCCACAACCTGGCCCGTTAGAGATGGAAGAAAATCCTATTTATGCTAAAATAGAGGAAGCCTGA